In Caproicibacterium amylolyticum, a genomic segment contains:
- the hpt gene encoding hypoxanthine phosphoribosyltransferase — protein sequence MLGDIKEILFSEEQLTKIVERIGEQISEDYKDKNLLLVSVLKGSVVFMADLMRAIKVPCEVDFMSVSSYGSGTKTSGIVKITKDLDINLEGYDLLVVEDILDSGMTLSYILEMMQARNPSSIRLCTLFDKPERRTVDVKADYVGAVVPDDFIVGYGLDYAQKYRNLPFVGVLKPEVYGG from the coding sequence ATGCTTGGTGACATCAAAGAAATTTTGTTTAGTGAGGAACAGCTTACAAAAATCGTGGAACGCATCGGCGAGCAGATTAGCGAGGATTACAAAGACAAAAATCTGCTGCTTGTCAGTGTGCTGAAGGGCTCTGTTGTGTTTATGGCAGACCTGATGCGTGCCATCAAGGTTCCCTGCGAAGTGGATTTCATGTCTGTTTCCAGCTATGGCAGCGGAACCAAAACTTCCGGCATTGTAAAAATTACCAAAGACCTCGATATTAATTTGGAGGGATACGACCTTCTGGTGGTTGAGGATATTCTGGACAGCGGCATGACGCTCAGCTACATACTGGAAATGATGCAGGCCCGCAACCCGAGCAGTATTCGCCTATGTACGCTGTTTGACAAACCCGAACGCCGCACAGTGGATGTTAAGGCGGATTATGTGGGTGCCGTTGTGCCGGACGACTTCATTGTCGGCTACGGCCTGGATTATGCCCAGAAGTATCGCAATCTTCCTTTTGTCGGGGTCCTCAAGCCGGAAGTATACGGCGGTTAA
- the ftsH gene encoding ATP-dependent zinc metalloprotease FtsH, giving the protein MDNKKSIRNLILVIAIPVVLLILLAALFGGTAAPTKSYTFSDIINYFEQGKVTEYSLDFGTGEMVVKVQGETDTISFVAPNSQYMQERLDPYVEQYNKDHSTSHMVQKLQRPRETNWLVSMLPFIIVLVAMLLVSYLMMRKFNSGLGDAGKQMNFGKAKVKNMEDEKRRTTFADVAGADEEKEELKEIVEFLKSPKKYNELGARIPKGVLLVGPPGTGKTLLARAVAGEAGVPFFSISGSDFVEMFVGVGASRVRDLFEQAKKNSPCIVFIDEIDAVGRQRGAGLGGGHDEREQTLNQLLVEMDGFGANEGVIMIAATNRPDILDPALMRPGRFDRQVMVGYPDIKGREAILHVHARGKPLAPDVELKTIAGSTAGFTGADLENLLNEAALLAARKNQKAITMKEIEEATIKVVVGTEKKSHVMSDREKKLTAYHEGGHAVATYFCPMQDPVHQISIIPRGMAGGFTMQIPTEDRSYKSKKEMEEDLVVMLGGRVAEALTLDDISTGASNDIERATKLARSMVTKYGMSAALGPIMYGRDESEPFLGRDMGHVRDYSEQTAAAIDKEIKNIMTAAYDRTESILREHMEKLHEVARYLFLHEKMSGEEFKKVMMGLMDGEGNELPDASAPESLPEA; this is encoded by the coding sequence TTGGATAATAAAAAATCGATACGCAATCTGATTTTGGTCATTGCTATACCGGTCGTGCTGCTGATTCTGCTTGCAGCTTTGTTCGGCGGCACGGCTGCCCCTACCAAATCCTATACTTTTTCCGATATCATCAATTACTTTGAGCAGGGAAAAGTAACGGAGTATTCGCTGGATTTCGGTACGGGAGAAATGGTAGTCAAGGTGCAGGGGGAAACAGACACCATTTCCTTTGTGGCGCCGAATTCCCAGTATATGCAGGAACGGCTGGATCCTTATGTGGAACAGTACAACAAAGACCATTCCACAAGCCACATGGTTCAGAAGTTGCAGCGCCCGCGTGAAACAAACTGGCTGGTCTCCATGCTGCCGTTTATCATTGTGCTGGTAGCGATGCTGCTGGTTTCTTACCTGATGATGCGCAAGTTTAACTCTGGTCTTGGCGACGCAGGCAAACAGATGAACTTTGGCAAAGCCAAAGTGAAAAACATGGAGGACGAAAAGCGCAGGACCACCTTTGCGGATGTGGCAGGCGCGGATGAGGAAAAAGAGGAACTCAAGGAGATTGTAGAGTTTCTGAAAAGCCCCAAAAAGTACAACGAGCTGGGTGCGCGCATTCCGAAAGGCGTGCTGCTCGTTGGCCCTCCCGGTACCGGCAAAACGCTGCTGGCACGTGCAGTAGCAGGCGAAGCAGGTGTGCCGTTTTTCTCTATTTCCGGTTCTGACTTTGTGGAAATGTTTGTCGGCGTCGGTGCTTCCCGTGTGCGTGACCTGTTTGAACAAGCAAAAAAGAACAGTCCCTGCATCGTGTTTATCGATGAAATTGATGCAGTTGGCCGCCAGCGCGGCGCCGGCTTGGGCGGCGGTCACGATGAACGTGAGCAGACGCTGAACCAGTTGCTGGTCGAGATGGACGGCTTCGGCGCGAACGAAGGCGTTATCATGATTGCCGCAACCAACCGCCCGGATATCCTTGACCCGGCACTGATGCGTCCGGGACGTTTTGACCGCCAGGTCATGGTCGGTTATCCGGATATTAAGGGGCGCGAGGCAATTCTGCACGTGCACGCCCGTGGTAAGCCGCTGGCGCCGGATGTAGAATTGAAAACGATTGCCGGTTCCACAGCGGGTTTTACAGGTGCAGATCTTGAAAACCTGCTGAATGAAGCGGCTTTGCTTGCAGCACGCAAAAACCAAAAAGCGATTACCATGAAGGAAATCGAAGAAGCGACCATTAAGGTTGTGGTCGGCACGGAAAAGAAGAGTCATGTCATGAGTGACCGCGAAAAGAAGCTGACTGCTTACCATGAGGGAGGCCACGCGGTGGCAACTTACTTCTGCCCGATGCAGGATCCGGTCCATCAAATCAGCATCATTCCGCGCGGCATGGCAGGCGGCTTTACCATGCAGATTCCTACGGAGGATCGTTCCTACAAGTCCAAAAAGGAAATGGAAGAGGACTTGGTGGTTATGTTAGGCGGGCGTGTTGCGGAAGCACTGACTCTGGACGATATTTCCACCGGTGCCAGCAACGATATTGAGCGGGCAACCAAGCTCGCCCGTTCGATGGTTACAAAGTATGGCATGTCCGCTGCGTTGGGGCCGATTATGTACGGCCGTGACGAAAGCGAACCGTTCCTTGGCCGCGATATGGGCCATGTGCGGGATTACTCTGAGCAGACCGCAGCGGCAATCGACAAGGAAATCAAAAATATTATGACAGCTGCCTATGACCGCACGGAAAGTATCCTGCGTGAGCATATGGAAAAGCTGCATGAGGTTGCACGCTATCTTTTCTTGCACGAAAAGATGAGCGGCGAAGAATTCAAAAAAGTCATGATGGGCTTGATGGACGGCGAAGGAAACGAACTGCCGGATGCTTCTGCACCGGAGTCGCTTCCGGAAGCGTAA
- the tilS gene encoding tRNA lysidine(34) synthetase TilS: MEKQTVSSLIYGTLAQYKMLPQGTTVVVGFSGGADSTALLHWLFSHADALQIQVTAAHVNHGLRGAEAERDEQFVRDFCAQRAIPLQVLRADVRAEAEKTGEGLEECGRRLRYAFFYEICEHYPNACIATAHTLSDCAETMLLNLARGAGGAGLSGIPPVRGDIVRPLFGVTRAQTEQYCRENGLAFVTDSTNADVDYSRNRVRALVVPQLKRIDPNFEQAAGRAAQTLREDEACLRAFAKQTLEKAACPGGWRACALAAQPRAVRVRALLLAAQSAGADCLSYQHIAQLDRLLTEGGGCTLPGQCNARVEQGILLFPRPAVEFCVPLQLPQTLLPDGRMLCISVLDRAEYAVEKQKFIFSNCLNYDTITSDTVVRTRKSGDSFNPAGRGVTKSLKKLYNEQHIPASLRPAFAMLAGSGGILWIEGCGPSESAKVTQSAQRIAAVTIKECLKNGEPDAW, translated from the coding sequence ATGGAAAAGCAGACCGTTAGCAGCCTGATTTATGGAACACTTGCACAGTACAAAATGCTGCCGCAGGGAACGACTGTGGTGGTTGGCTTTTCTGGCGGTGCGGACTCTACAGCGCTGCTGCACTGGCTTTTTAGCCACGCTGATGCACTGCAGATTCAGGTGACGGCGGCACACGTTAATCATGGGCTTCGCGGTGCGGAAGCGGAGCGGGACGAACAGTTTGTGCGGGACTTTTGTGCGCAGCGGGCAATTCCGCTGCAGGTTCTGCGCGCGGATGTGCGTGCAGAAGCGGAAAAAACAGGAGAAGGACTCGAAGAATGCGGCCGCCGTCTGCGGTACGCATTTTTTTATGAGATTTGCGAACACTATCCGAATGCGTGCATTGCCACCGCCCACACACTTTCCGACTGCGCGGAAACCATGCTGCTTAACCTTGCGCGAGGCGCCGGCGGGGCGGGGCTTTCCGGTATTCCACCGGTGCGCGGGGACATTGTGCGGCCGCTTTTTGGGGTAACACGTGCGCAGACAGAACAGTACTGCCGCGAAAATGGACTTGCCTTTGTAACGGACAGTACCAACGCGGATGTGGATTATTCCCGCAACCGAGTGCGGGCACTGGTGGTACCACAGCTAAAGCGCATTGACCCGAACTTTGAGCAGGCGGCGGGGCGTGCGGCGCAGACACTGCGTGAGGACGAGGCGTGCCTGCGGGCGTTTGCAAAGCAGACTTTAGAAAAAGCTGCCTGTCCCGGCGGTTGGCGTGCATGTGCGCTTGCTGCACAGCCGCGTGCGGTGCGGGTGCGGGCGCTGCTGCTGGCGGCACAGTCTGCCGGAGCAGACTGCCTTTCCTACCAGCACATTGCGCAGCTTGACCGTCTGCTGACAGAGGGGGGCGGTTGTACGCTGCCCGGACAGTGCAATGCGCGGGTAGAACAGGGTATTTTGCTTTTTCCCAGACCGGCAGTGGAATTCTGTGTGCCGCTGCAGCTGCCGCAGACCCTTCTGCCGGATGGCCGCATGCTCTGCATTTCTGTGCTTGACCGCGCAGAATATGCCGTAGAAAAACAAAAATTTATCTTTTCTAATTGTCTGAATTATGATACAATAACTTCTGATACCGTTGTTAGGACGCGCAAAAGCGGGGATTCCTTCAATCCAGCAGGCCGAGGGGTAACAAAGTCCCTGAAAAAACTGTATAATGAGCAGCATATTCCTGCTTCTCTGCGTCCGGCTTTTGCAATGCTTGCCGGCAGCGGCGGAATTTTGTGGATAGAGGGCTGCGGCCCCAGCGAATCAGCAAAAGTGACACAGTCGGCGCAGCGTATTGCGGCGGTCACTATAAAGGAGTGCTTAAAAAATGGAGAACCAGATGCTTGGTGA
- a CDS encoding DNA gyrase/topoisomerase IV subunit B translates to MPKKNHSYDNESISMLKGADRVRLRPAVIFGSDGIEGCEHSIFEILSNSIDEAREGYGKEITITRYNDCSVQVEDHGRGCPVDYNPKEKRFNWELVFCEMYAGGKYHNDEDGSYEYSLGLNGLGLCATQYSSEYMDVEIHTGEIKYTLHFEHGKNVGGLHSEPSTAKSGTKIRWKPDLQVFTDIQVPVEYYVDILRRQAIVNDGLKFVFRNQNGSSFDTQEFLYENGIEDHVKEEAGEDALTSVQFWQTERKVRDREDKPEYKVKINVALAFSNKNHLTEYYHNSSWLEHGGAPDKATRNAFVYQIDAYLKQNSKYNKNESRITFADVEDCLILVISSFSNRTSYENQTKKAITNKGIQEAMTDMLRHQLEVYFIENPMEADKIAAQVLVNKRSREDAEKTRLNLKKKLTSNMDITSRVAKFVDCRSKDNTKREIFIVEGDSALGACKQARDPDFQAIMPIRGKILNCLKADYDRIFKSDIITDLVKVLGCGVQVKSKANKDLSSFDMDNLRWNKIILCTDADVDGFQIRTLLLTMLYRLTPELIQQGKVFIAESPLYELRSKDETYFAYDEVEKDRFMKQLEGQKYTIQRSKGLGENEPDMMNLTTMNPATRRLIKVMPSEALATGDAFDLLLGDNLNGRKEYIAAHGREYIDELDVS, encoded by the coding sequence ATGCCAAAAAAGAATCATAGCTACGACAATGAAAGCATCTCTATGCTGAAAGGCGCGGACCGTGTGCGCCTGCGTCCGGCCGTTATTTTCGGTTCGGACGGCATTGAGGGCTGCGAACACTCTATTTTTGAAATCCTCTCAAACTCCATTGATGAAGCGCGCGAGGGATACGGCAAGGAAATTACAATTACGCGTTATAACGACTGCTCGGTACAGGTGGAGGACCACGGCCGCGGCTGTCCGGTGGACTACAATCCAAAGGAAAAGCGCTTTAACTGGGAACTGGTGTTTTGCGAGATGTATGCCGGCGGCAAGTACCACAATGATGAGGATGGCAGCTATGAGTACAGCCTTGGCCTAAACGGCCTTGGTCTGTGCGCAACACAGTATTCCTCTGAATACATGGATGTGGAAATCCACACGGGAGAAATAAAATATACGCTGCACTTTGAGCACGGCAAGAATGTGGGCGGACTGCACAGCGAACCGAGTACCGCAAAAAGCGGAACCAAAATTCGCTGGAAGCCGGATCTGCAGGTCTTTACGGATATTCAAGTGCCGGTGGAATATTATGTGGATATTCTGCGCCGGCAGGCAATTGTCAATGACGGATTGAAATTTGTGTTCCGAAATCAAAACGGCAGCAGCTTTGACACACAGGAATTTTTGTACGAAAACGGCATTGAAGACCACGTGAAAGAGGAAGCGGGGGAGGATGCCCTGACTTCTGTACAGTTTTGGCAGACAGAACGCAAGGTACGTGACCGCGAAGATAAGCCGGAATATAAAGTCAAAATCAATGTGGCACTGGCCTTTTCCAACAAAAACCACCTGACGGAATATTATCACAACTCCAGCTGGCTGGAACACGGCGGCGCGCCGGACAAAGCCACACGCAACGCATTTGTGTACCAGATTGACGCCTACCTCAAGCAGAACAGCAAGTACAACAAGAATGAAAGCCGCATTACCTTTGCGGACGTTGAGGATTGCCTGATTCTGGTGATTTCTTCGTTCAGCAACCGCACTTCTTACGAAAACCAGACGAAAAAGGCAATTACAAACAAGGGCATTCAGGAAGCCATGACGGATATGCTGCGTCATCAGCTTGAAGTGTATTTCATCGAAAACCCGATGGAAGCCGACAAAATTGCCGCGCAGGTGCTGGTGAACAAACGCAGCCGTGAGGACGCGGAAAAGACCCGCCTGAACCTCAAAAAAAAGCTGACTTCCAACATGGACATTACAAGCCGTGTTGCGAAGTTTGTGGACTGCCGCAGCAAGGACAACACCAAGCGCGAGATTTTTATCGTGGAGGGCGATTCTGCTTTGGGTGCCTGTAAGCAGGCGCGTGACCCGGATTTTCAGGCAATCATGCCGATTCGCGGCAAGATTTTGAACTGCCTCAAAGCAGATTATGACCGCATCTTTAAAAGTGACATTATTACCGATTTAGTCAAGGTGCTGGGCTGCGGTGTACAGGTGAAAAGTAAGGCAAACAAAGACCTGAGTTCTTTTGATATGGACAACCTGCGCTGGAATAAAATCATTCTTTGCACCGATGCGGATGTGGATGGTTTTCAGATTCGCACCCTGCTGCTGACCATGCTGTACCGCCTGACGCCGGAACTGATTCAGCAGGGCAAGGTGTTCATTGCGGAGTCGCCGCTGTACGAACTGCGCAGTAAGGATGAAACATACTTTGCTTACGACGAAGTGGAAAAAGACCGCTTCATGAAGCAGCTGGAGGGTCAGAAATACACCATTCAGCGAAGCAAAGGACTGGGCGAAAACGAACCGGATATGATGAACCTGACCACTATGAATCCCGCAACACGTCGGCTGATTAAGGTCATGCCCTCCGAAGCACTGGCAACCGGCGATGCTTTTGACCTGCTGCTGGGTGACAACCTGAATGGCAGAAAAGAGTATATTGCGGCGCACGGCAGAGAGTATATAGATGAGCTGGACGTGAGCTGA
- the secG gene encoding preprotein translocase subunit SecG, producing MSVPEIVLGIILILAALAIIVVVLLQEGHDRDVGVVTGGADTFLSQNSARSIDTFLARWTKIIAVAFFVLVIATNIFMFMTNK from the coding sequence ATGTCAGTTCCTGAGATTGTTCTGGGAATCATTCTGATACTTGCCGCGCTTGCCATTATTGTGGTTGTCCTTCTGCAGGAGGGTCATGACCGCGATGTGGGCGTTGTTACCGGCGGTGCGGATACGTTCCTTAGCCAAAACAGTGCTCGTTCCATTGACACATTCCTGGCTCGGTGGACAAAGATTATTGCAGTTGCATTCTTTGTTCTAGTTATTGCCACGAATATTTTCATGTTTATGACAAATAAGTAA
- the rnr gene encoding ribonuclease R, whose amino-acid sequence MVEDIKKGILEALQSAGQNLSSRFLMRKLNIPEKYKNTFYLALNQLRSDNKISVDSRHMVQLNADDSQRVPAAIVSLSRTFAFARPDDGGEDMFLRGADLHGAFLGDSVILGNIRQGAKGPTCEVMEITERAGTIINGSIVDEGYGPELRPDAAIRFNIPIEEFVHCGAKIGDKVQTNVHRLPHSSHFAAQVMKTYGRCDCARICADSLIDSNSIRTVFPAEAKAEAQAIGSRKITEQDLNGRADFRDWPICTIDSASAKDLDDAISVVRTENGYRLGVHIADVSYYVRPGSALDDEARQRATSVYLPDRVVPMLPEEISNGVCSLNAGTDKLTFSGVMDFDKAGTMTHYEFHKSVIDSKVRGVYDEVNQIFDGTADETLLKKYAPVLDSLTAGRELAGILKANARKAGNFDIDSSESDFVLDENGKCIDVMPRHSGPSEQMIEQLMIAANQAAAKLGKEKKLPFVYRVHENPDPDRVDSLKELLVAIGLNPVCLAHTADVTAKDFAKVMEQAVGTPKEKVVSHQLLRTMAKARYDTKPLGHFGLALEDYCHFTSPIRRYPDTSIHRIMSAYLSGESKAEIDRKYTEFAAESAKHSSEREIKAMNTERSADDCYAAEYMEQHLGEEYEGIISGVTMRGVFVQLPNTVEGFVPVALFTDKHFEFDGQVSQIDEATRERMTIGDTLRVVSVAADVSSGRIDFAPAGYELENAKL is encoded by the coding sequence ATGGTCGAAGACATTAAAAAAGGAATCTTGGAAGCGCTGCAGAGTGCCGGGCAGAATCTTTCCTCCCGGTTCCTTATGCGCAAACTCAATATTCCGGAAAAATACAAAAACACATTTTATCTTGCGCTAAACCAGCTGCGCAGCGACAATAAAATCAGCGTGGACAGCCGCCACATGGTTCAGCTGAACGCGGATGACAGCCAGCGGGTGCCTGCGGCCATTGTTTCGCTTTCCCGCACATTTGCTTTTGCCCGCCCGGATGACGGCGGCGAGGATATGTTCCTGCGCGGAGCAGACCTGCACGGTGCCTTTTTGGGCGATTCCGTTATTTTGGGGAATATCCGTCAGGGCGCAAAAGGCCCCACCTGTGAGGTCATGGAGATCACTGAGCGTGCCGGTACGATTATTAACGGTTCTATCGTAGATGAAGGCTACGGCCCGGAACTTCGTCCGGACGCGGCGATCCGCTTCAATATACCGATTGAGGAATTTGTGCACTGCGGCGCAAAAATTGGAGATAAAGTGCAGACCAACGTACACCGCCTGCCGCACTCCTCACACTTTGCCGCACAGGTCATGAAGACCTACGGCCGTTGCGACTGTGCACGCATTTGCGCGGACTCGCTGATTGATTCCAATTCGATTCGTACGGTATTTCCGGCAGAAGCCAAAGCTGAAGCGCAGGCAATCGGTTCCCGTAAAATTACGGAGCAGGATTTGAACGGCCGCGCGGATTTCCGTGACTGGCCAATCTGCACCATCGACAGTGCCAGCGCCAAGGATCTGGATGATGCCATCAGTGTGGTGCGTACCGAAAATGGTTATCGCCTGGGTGTCCACATTGCAGACGTCTCCTATTATGTGCGTCCCGGTTCTGCGCTGGATGACGAAGCGCGCCAGCGCGCGACCTCTGTGTATCTGCCGGACCGCGTGGTGCCGATGCTGCCGGAAGAAATCAGCAACGGCGTCTGTTCCCTAAATGCCGGCACGGACAAGCTGACTTTCTCTGGCGTGATGGATTTTGACAAAGCCGGAACTATGACACACTATGAGTTTCATAAGTCCGTAATTGACAGCAAGGTGCGCGGTGTTTACGATGAAGTCAATCAGATTTTTGACGGCACAGCAGACGAAACTTTGCTGAAAAAATATGCACCGGTTTTGGACAGCCTTACAGCCGGGCGTGAACTTGCCGGTATCCTAAAAGCAAATGCCCGCAAAGCCGGAAATTTTGACATTGACAGCTCCGAATCTGATTTTGTGCTGGACGAGAACGGCAAGTGTATTGATGTGATGCCGCGCCACAGCGGTCCTTCAGAACAAATGATTGAACAACTGATGATTGCCGCGAACCAGGCTGCAGCAAAGCTGGGTAAAGAAAAGAAACTGCCGTTTGTTTACCGTGTGCATGAGAACCCCGACCCTGACCGTGTGGATTCCCTGAAAGAACTGTTGGTGGCAATCGGACTGAATCCTGTGTGCCTTGCCCATACTGCGGATGTTACTGCGAAAGATTTTGCAAAGGTGATGGAGCAGGCCGTTGGAACGCCAAAAGAAAAGGTGGTTTCCCATCAGCTGCTGCGCACCATGGCAAAAGCACGCTACGATACAAAGCCGCTTGGCCACTTTGGTCTGGCACTGGAAGATTACTGCCACTTTACTTCTCCAATCCGCCGTTACCCGGATACATCCATCCACCGTATTATGAGTGCATATCTTTCCGGTGAGTCAAAGGCAGAAATCGACCGGAAATATACAGAATTTGCAGCGGAATCCGCGAAGCACTCCAGTGAACGGGAAATCAAGGCCATGAATACAGAACGCAGTGCAGATGACTGCTATGCTGCAGAGTATATGGAGCAGCACCTTGGCGAGGAGTATGAGGGCATCATCAGCGGCGTGACGATGCGCGGTGTATTTGTGCAGCTGCCCAATACCGTAGAGGGTTTTGTTCCGGTGGCATTATTTACAGACAAGCACTTTGAGTTTGACGGCCAGGTTTCACAGATTGATGAAGCAACCAGAGAGCGCATGACGATTGGTGACACGCTTCGGGTTGTCAGTGTTGCTGCAGATGTTTCCAGCGGCCGCATTGATTTTGCACCTGCAGGATACGAACTGGAAAACGCAAAGTTATAA
- a CDS encoding pro-sigmaK processing inhibitor BofA family protein, translated as MIIVAAFLLCAALLAAGKNPRPFAAAAGSVVAGLAALLAVSLTGSFTGVSLPICPVTVGASAFLGIPGVTTLLLLNLIFL; from the coding sequence GTGATTATTGTGGCAGCGTTTTTGCTGTGTGCTGCACTATTGGCTGCCGGAAAAAATCCGCGGCCTTTTGCCGCCGCCGCAGGCAGTGTAGTGGCCGGACTGGCAGCACTGCTGGCAGTCAGCCTGACGGGCAGTTTTACAGGAGTGTCGCTGCCCATTTGCCCGGTGACGGTGGGGGCATCCGCCTTCCTGGGGATACCGGGTGTTACAACGCTGCTGCTGCTGAACTTGATTTTCTTATAA
- a CDS encoding DNA gyrase/topoisomerase IV subunit A — MPRKKKEHIAPVSKAHGVIEGAGKVVEQQIVSTLEKNYMPYAMSVIMSRAIPEIDGFKPSHRKLLYTMYKMGLLTGGRTKSANIVGQTMRLNPHGDAAIYDTMVRLSRGYEALLHPYVDSKGNFGKFYSRDMAWAASRYTEAKLAAICSELFRDIDKNTVDFVDNYDSTMQEPTLLPATFPSVLVNANTGIAVGMASSVCSFNLKEVCETAAARIQHPNHDILSTLQAPDFPGGGQILYDRQQMEQIYRTGRGGIRVRSRYAYDASANCIDITQIPPSTTVEVIVEKVVDLVKQGKVKEISDIRDETGLAGLKITIDLKRGADPHKLMAKLFRLTTLEDTFSCNFNILVQGVPRVMGVGEILDEWTAFRIECVRRRTEFDLQKKMDKLHLLKGLEAILLDIDKAVSIVRKTEEEAEVVPNLMIGFGIDEAQAEYVAEIKLRHLNREYILKRTQDIAQLQSDIAELNAILDDPKKIRKIIIQELKEVAEKYGQPRRSILLYQDELADVAEELDEVPDYPVNLFFTRDGYFKKITPQSLRMSGEQKLKEGDEVTEHIEATNAADLLFFTDRCQVYKAKASDFDDTKASVLGDYVPAKLQMDEGESILQMLVTSDFGGYVLFFFENGKAAKVELSSYETKTNRKKLVNAYCDKSPLVSLLVLPEDAEVLMTSSQGRKLLVHTGVIQAKSTRNTQGVQVMTLRRNATLQSAKIYHEGDVETPDRYRKKIPAIGALPTVEEMEGEQLKLTE; from the coding sequence ATGCCAAGAAAGAAAAAAGAACATATTGCTCCGGTTTCCAAAGCACACGGCGTGATTGAGGGCGCCGGAAAAGTTGTGGAACAGCAGATCGTTTCTACACTGGAAAAAAACTATATGCCGTACGCCATGAGCGTCATTATGAGCCGCGCGATTCCTGAAATCGACGGCTTTAAGCCAAGCCACCGCAAACTGCTGTATACTATGTATAAAATGGGACTGCTGACCGGCGGACGTACAAAAAGCGCAAATATTGTTGGGCAGACCATGCGGCTGAACCCGCACGGTGACGCGGCGATTTATGATACCATGGTACGCCTTTCCCGCGGTTACGAAGCGCTGCTGCATCCTTATGTGGACAGCAAGGGAAACTTCGGCAAGTTTTACAGCCGTGATATGGCGTGGGCGGCTTCTCGTTATACAGAAGCAAAGCTTGCTGCAATTTGCAGCGAGCTGTTCCGCGACATTGACAAAAACACCGTTGACTTTGTGGACAACTACGACAGCACCATGCAGGAACCGACCCTGCTGCCGGCAACCTTTCCAAGCGTGCTGGTAAACGCCAACACCGGCATTGCGGTTGGTATGGCAAGCAGTGTGTGTTCCTTTAACCTGAAAGAGGTCTGCGAAACGGCTGCGGCGCGGATTCAACACCCGAACCATGATATTTTATCCACGCTGCAGGCACCGGATTTTCCCGGCGGCGGGCAGATTTTGTACGATCGCCAGCAGATGGAGCAGATTTACCGCACAGGCCGCGGCGGCATACGGGTACGCAGCCGGTATGCTTACGATGCTTCCGCAAACTGCATCGATATTACGCAGATTCCGCCGAGCACCACAGTGGAAGTTATCGTCGAAAAGGTAGTTGACCTTGTAAAGCAGGGCAAAGTCAAAGAAATTTCCGATATCCGTGACGAAACCGGACTTGCTGGCCTGAAGATTACGATTGACCTGAAGCGCGGCGCAGATCCGCACAAGCTGATGGCCAAGCTTTTTCGCCTGACTACGCTGGAAGATACATTTTCCTGTAACTTCAATATTCTGGTGCAGGGTGTGCCGCGTGTGATGGGCGTTGGCGAGATTTTGGACGAGTGGACAGCGTTCCGCATTGAATGTGTCCGCCGCCGCACGGAATTTGATTTGCAGAAAAAGATGGACAAACTGCATCTGCTCAAAGGTCTGGAAGCAATTCTGCTGGACATTGATAAAGCGGTTTCCATTGTCCGCAAAACCGAGGAAGAAGCAGAAGTTGTTCCAAACCTGATGATTGGCTTCGGCATTGATGAGGCGCAGGCGGAATATGTGGCGGAAATTAAGCTGCGTCACCTGAACCGGGAATATATTCTCAAGCGTACGCAGGATATTGCACAGCTGCAGAGCGACATTGCGGAACTGAACGCAATTCTGGACGACCCGAAAAAAATCAGGAAAATCATCATACAGGAACTCAAAGAAGTTGCGGAAAAGTACGGGCAGCCGCGCCGCAGTATCCTGCTGTATCAGGATGAACTGGCGGATGTGGCGGAAGAACTGGATGAAGTGCCGGATTATCCGGTGAATCTGTTCTTCACGCGTGATGGTTATTTCAAAAAAATCACCCCGCAGTCGCTGCGCATGAGCGGTGAGCAGAAGCTGAAAGAGGGCGACGAGGTTACCGAACACATTGAGGCTACCAATGCCGCGGACCTGCTGTTTTTTACAGACCGCTGCCAGGTTTACAAGGCAAAGGCAAGCGATTTTGATGATACCAAGGCGAGTGTGCTGGGCGATTATGTACCGGCGAAGCTGCAGATGGATGAAGGCGAAAGCATTCTGCAAATGCTTGTTACGAGTGATTTTGGCGGCTATGTGCTGTTCTTTTTTGAAAACGGCAAGGCGGCAAAGGTAGAGCTTTCTTCCTATGAAACAAAGACAAACCGCAAAAAGTTGGTGAATGCTTACTGTGACAAAAGCCCGCTGGTGTCTTTGTTGGTGCTGCCGGAGGATGCAGAAGTTTTGATGACTTCCTCACAGGGGCGTAAGCTGCTGGTACACACCGGTGTGATTCAGGCAAAATCCACACGGAATACGCAGGGCGTGCAGGTTATGACCCTGCGGCGCAATGCCACACTGCAGTCCGCAAAAATATATCACGAAGGCGATGTGGAAACACCGGACCGTTACCGCAAGAAAATTCCCGCAATCGGTGCACTGCCGACTGTAGAGGAGATGGAAGGCGAGCAGCTGAAGCTGACAGAATAA